In Mycobacterium stomatepiae, the following are encoded in one genomic region:
- a CDS encoding MCE family protein, producing the protein MKKTRALHPGWYALILVVLLIAAIPLSVMAFKRDFVDYANVTLVSDRAGLVMDVNAVVKYRGVEVGRVSSIDPKNGATLGLELNPSQLRYIPANVEAQISSPTVFGAKYVDLRPPPDPSRKRLAAGAVLTTNKVSIESNSVLKDLVGVLNQIDPAKINAVISALAEGFRGKGEVIGQAITDFNQVLMEVNPRSELLRSDWRAFGNFSDAYSGAAQNLVAVLDAGADDSAVLARQSKDLDYALVTLTGLGKSGNKLFDSTNTTNLIHLLKELEPTTRLLMKYNPELTCTFLGASRLCRCLHVQRAVVPGRCRPAVRRRYLSVPGEPSRCGH; encoded by the coding sequence ATGAAAAAAACACGTGCGCTGCATCCGGGTTGGTACGCACTGATTTTGGTTGTGCTGCTTATCGCGGCAATCCCGCTATCGGTGATGGCCTTCAAGCGAGACTTCGTCGACTACGCCAATGTGACGTTGGTGTCGGATCGTGCCGGTCTAGTCATGGACGTCAACGCGGTCGTCAAGTACCGCGGTGTGGAAGTCGGCCGGGTCTCATCGATCGATCCGAAAAATGGCGCGACTCTCGGGCTGGAGCTGAATCCGAGTCAGCTCAGATACATACCGGCCAACGTTGAAGCGCAGATCAGCTCGCCGACGGTCTTCGGTGCGAAGTATGTCGATTTGCGTCCACCGCCGGACCCGAGCCGCAAACGGTTGGCAGCGGGTGCGGTGTTGACCACGAACAAGGTGAGCATCGAATCGAATTCGGTGCTCAAGGATTTGGTGGGCGTGCTCAACCAGATCGATCCGGCCAAGATCAACGCGGTGATCTCCGCGTTGGCCGAAGGGTTTCGGGGCAAGGGCGAGGTCATCGGCCAGGCCATCACCGATTTCAACCAGGTGTTGATGGAGGTCAATCCCCGCAGTGAACTGCTGCGGTCCGATTGGCGCGCGTTCGGTAATTTCAGCGACGCCTACTCGGGTGCCGCTCAGAACCTGGTGGCCGTGTTGGACGCCGGAGCCGACGACAGCGCCGTGCTCGCCAGACAATCCAAAGACCTCGACTACGCACTGGTCACCCTCACCGGGCTTGGTAAAAGCGGTAACAAACTCTTCGACTCGACCAACACCACCAACCTCATCCATCTGCTCAAGGAGCTCGAGCCGACGACGCGGCTGTTGATGAAATACAACCCCGAACTGACCTGCACGTTCCTGGGCGCATCGCGGTTATGCCGATGCCTTCACGTTCAACGGGCGGTCGTTCCTGGCCGATGCCGGCCTGCTGTTCGGCGACGATACTTATCGGTACCCGGAGAACCTTCCCGTTGTGGACATTAA
- a CDS encoding ABC transporter permease, giving the protein MIADAKVVVGARYPRLTRTARTWAAGWTRLGEQMEFYVKALVAIRSTLVKYKSETLRVVSEMSLGVGALALIGGEVVILAVLTGSAAAIVGIFGYIQASSIGVGAIAGFFSAYANVRLQLPLIVANGLAATIGAGATAQLGAMRISEEIDALEVIGIRSIPYLVTTRVLGGLLVVPPLYCITFVGSVITTRTIVLLTYHQGAGGFDHYFNTFLLPRDVLVSGLECTVQAVIVMLIHTYYGYTASGGPAGVGEAVGRAVRASIGVSITLTFVLSLVLYGQSGDFHLSG; this is encoded by the coding sequence ATGATCGCCGACGCAAAGGTCGTGGTGGGTGCCCGGTACCCGCGGCTGACTCGCACCGCGCGGACTTGGGCCGCGGGTTGGACTCGCCTCGGCGAGCAAATGGAGTTCTACGTCAAGGCCCTTGTTGCTATTCGCAGCACCCTCGTCAAATACAAATCGGAGACATTGCGGGTGGTCTCCGAGATGAGCTTGGGCGTGGGTGCGCTTGCCCTGATCGGTGGCGAGGTAGTGATCCTCGCGGTGTTGACCGGTAGCGCGGCGGCCATCGTCGGCATCTTCGGCTACATCCAGGCCAGCAGCATCGGCGTCGGCGCGATCGCCGGATTCTTCTCCGCCTACGCCAACGTGCGTTTGCAGCTTCCGCTCATTGTCGCCAACGGCCTCGCGGCCACCATCGGTGCCGGTGCGACCGCGCAACTCGGGGCGATGCGGATCAGCGAGGAGATCGACGCGCTGGAGGTCATCGGCATCCGTTCCATCCCTTACCTGGTGACGACCCGCGTGCTGGGTGGCCTACTGGTGGTTCCGCCGCTCTACTGCATCACCTTCGTCGGCTCGGTCATTACCACTCGAACCATCGTGCTCCTCACTTACCACCAGGGGGCCGGCGGCTTCGACCACTACTTCAACACGTTCCTGCTGCCCAGGGACGTCCTGGTGTCCGGGCTCGAATGCACCGTGCAGGCCGTGATCGTCATGCTGATCCACACCTATTACGGCTACACCGCCTCGGGCGGCCCCGCAGGGGTCGGTGAGGCCGTCGGCCGCGCGGTGCGGGCCTCCATCGGGGTGTCCATCACCCTCACCTTCGTGCTGTCCCTGGTCCTCTACGGGCAGTCCGGCGACTTCCACCTGTCGGGTTAG